The following are from one region of the Stanieria sp. NIES-3757 genome:
- a CDS encoding putative circadian clock protein, KaiC — protein MNQSREQDVLAKIETGISGFDVFSEGGLPQGRTTLVTGTAGSGKTIFACQFLIEGIKRGQNGVFVTFEESPKMLRKNMRGLGLDIQTWEQKGKWSFVDASPQERSLPLVSGEYDLDPLITRLVYAIERVNAQRVAMDSLGAIFSYVPNIGQVRGVMFKLAQILREMEITAVLTSERTAEYGEISRYSIEEFVADNVIILRNSLVEEKRRRTIEILKFRGVSHQNGEFPFTIISDRGIVVLSFSTDVSKHKSSRKRLTSGNRELDAMCGGGWFEGSMSLVSGATGTGKTLMVTEFIDGGIKNGEKCLLFAFEESREQLLNNVLGWGVDFEQMERENQLKIVCYYPEITGLESHFVQMRTQIEKFQPQRIAIDSISALERVSTLKGFREFLLMLNTMLKEKGITTLCTANTVNLIGSPSITESSISPNTDLIVLLRYVEVYGEIRRGLTVLKMRGSKHDKDIREFSIDERGMHLGKPFRNITGILVGNPSLVNTDELDRLNNLFKET, from the coding sequence ATGAACCAATCAAGGGAACAGGATGTATTAGCCAAAATTGAAACGGGAATTTCTGGTTTTGATGTTTTTTCGGAAGGGGGATTGCCACAAGGAAGAACAACTTTAGTCACGGGAACTGCTGGTAGTGGTAAAACGATTTTTGCTTGTCAATTTTTAATTGAAGGTATTAAAAGAGGTCAAAACGGAGTTTTTGTTACCTTTGAAGAATCGCCGAAAATGTTGCGTAAAAATATGCGCGGGTTGGGTTTGGACATTCAAACCTGGGAGCAAAAAGGTAAGTGGAGTTTTGTCGATGCTTCTCCCCAAGAGCGTAGTCTTCCATTAGTAAGTGGTGAATACGATCTAGATCCTTTAATCACTCGCTTAGTCTATGCCATTGAGCGAGTTAATGCCCAGAGAGTAGCAATGGATTCTTTGGGAGCAATTTTTAGCTATGTCCCGAATATTGGTCAAGTTCGGGGTGTAATGTTTAAATTGGCTCAAATACTTCGAGAGATGGAAATTACTGCCGTATTAACCTCAGAACGTACGGCTGAATACGGGGAAATCAGTCGCTATAGTATTGAAGAATTTGTGGCGGATAACGTCATTATTCTCCGCAATTCCTTAGTTGAAGAAAAGCGTCGTCGCACTATTGAAATTCTCAAGTTTCGAGGTGTTTCGCACCAAAATGGCGAGTTTCCTTTTACTATCATTTCAGATCGAGGAATTGTGGTTCTTTCCTTTTCCACAGATGTATCAAAACACAAATCTTCCCGAAAACGGCTCACTTCAGGTAATCGAGAACTTGATGCTATGTGTGGAGGTGGATGGTTTGAGGGTTCAATGAGTTTGGTATCGGGTGCGACTGGTACAGGTAAGACTCTGATGGTGACAGAATTTATCGACGGGGGTATAAAAAACGGCGAAAAATGTTTGTTATTTGCTTTTGAAGAAAGTCGAGAACAACTTTTAAATAATGTGTTGGGTTGGGGTGTGGACTTTGAGCAAATGGAAAGAGAAAACCAACTCAAAATTGTCTGTTATTATCCAGAAATTACTGGACTTGAATCTCATTTTGTTCAAATGAGAACCCAGATTGAAAAGTTTCAACCTCAAAGAATAGCCATCGATAGTATTTCTGCACTAGAAAGAGTTTCAACCCTCAAAGGTTTTCGCGAATTTTTGCTAATGTTAAATACAATGCTGAAAGAAAAAGGAATTACTACTCTATGTACAGCCAATACTGTGAACTTAATCGGTAGTCCGTCAATTACAGAATCAAGCATTTCTCCTAATACAGATTTGATCGTGTTATTGCGCTACGTTGAAGTTTATGGAGAGATTAGGCGAGGACTAACAGTGTTAAAAATGCGTGGTTCTAAACATGATAAAGATATTCGTGAGTTTTCGATTGATGAACGAGGAATGCATTTAGGAAAACCTTTCCGCAATATTACAGGCATCCTGGTAGGAAATCCAAGTTTAGTAAATACTGATGAATTAGACCGCCTCAACAACTTATTTAAAGAAACGTAA
- a CDS encoding putative Sensor protein → MKSPKSAFEKIKLLIVQDCYSAAATVSLLIEAGFELNWQQVSTEADYLAHLNANLDLILVDDYQTQLTTTEALKLWIKHKLTIPVLIINGEANISKAVTAIKAGASNYLTTAEMERLPLVVEQVLQEQFNFCVQLRRCIHESEQQLQKLITENPDGIIVVDEQGVVQFVNPAALKLLQKSTTQLLGESLGFPVVNGDYLEVDIPQSQGQIVIAQMRVSQIFWQGMTAYLVSLRDITKLKQAEEERVKLLEETQAANRAKDEFLAVLSHELRTPLNPIVGWSQLISGGTLNQTQIQQGIEIIQRNAMLQAQLIEDILELSRIIRGKLQLEVSKVDLSKIVDNALGNLHLAAQAKSIEIITHCDRNVGLVYGDATRLQQIIWNLLSNAVKFTPDRGRVEVTLKKSDRTVQLQVKDNGKGIEPEFLSHVFDYFCQAENVTSRAFGGLGLGLAIVRHLVELHGGSVTAHSDGIGQGATFIISLPTNNSFDDSSSEESLS, encoded by the coding sequence ATGAAATCACCAAAATCGGCTTTTGAGAAAATCAAACTTTTAATTGTCCAAGATTGTTACTCCGCAGCAGCAACTGTATCTTTACTAATTGAGGCTGGATTTGAACTCAATTGGCAACAAGTAAGCACTGAAGCTGATTATCTTGCCCATCTAAATGCTAATCTCGATTTGATTTTGGTTGATGATTATCAGACTCAATTAACCACTACAGAAGCATTAAAATTATGGATAAAACACAAATTAACCATACCTGTCTTAATCATCAATGGGGAAGCCAACATTTCCAAAGCAGTAACAGCAATTAAAGCAGGAGCTAGTAATTATTTAACTACCGCAGAAATGGAGCGATTGCCTCTAGTAGTCGAGCAAGTCTTACAAGAGCAATTTAATTTTTGTGTTCAATTACGAAGATGTATTCACGAAAGTGAGCAACAATTACAAAAGCTAATTACTGAAAATCCTGATGGCATTATCGTAGTTGATGAACAAGGAGTTGTTCAATTTGTTAATCCCGCAGCTCTAAAACTTTTACAAAAATCAACTACTCAACTGCTTGGTGAGTCTCTTGGTTTTCCTGTAGTTAATGGAGACTATTTAGAAGTAGATATTCCTCAAAGTCAAGGACAAATTGTAATTGCTCAAATGCGTGTGAGTCAAATTTTCTGGCAGGGGATGACTGCTTATCTTGTTTCTCTACGAGATATTACCAAACTCAAACAAGCAGAGGAAGAAAGAGTCAAACTGTTGGAAGAAACTCAAGCAGCTAATCGAGCCAAAGACGAATTTTTAGCAGTTTTGTCTCATGAACTGCGAACTCCTTTAAATCCCATTGTAGGATGGTCACAGCTTATTAGTGGTGGAACTCTCAATCAAACTCAAATTCAGCAAGGGATAGAAATTATTCAGCGCAACGCTATGTTGCAAGCTCAATTAATTGAAGACATTTTAGAGCTTTCTCGCATCATTCGTGGCAAGCTGCAATTGGAAGTATCGAAGGTAGATTTGAGCAAAATTGTCGATAATGCACTTGGAAATTTGCATCTGGCAGCCCAAGCTAAATCTATTGAAATTATTACTCATTGTGATCGCAATGTTGGTCTAGTTTACGGTGATGCTACTCGTCTACAACAAATAATTTGGAATTTATTATCCAATGCAGTTAAATTTACTCCCGATCGCGGTAGGGTAGAAGTAACTCTCAAGAAGAGCGATCGCACTGTTCAACTTCAAGTTAAAGATAACGGCAAGGGCATTGAACCAGAATTCCTTTCTCACGTGTTTGATTATTTTTGTCAGGCAGAAAATGTTACCAGCCGAGCTTTTGGGGGATTAGGATTAGGACTCGCGATTGTTCGTCACCTAGTTGAACTCCACGGAGGTAGCGTAACCGCTCACAGTGATGGAATTGGGCAAGGTGCAACTTTTATTATTTCTCTTCCGACAAATAATAGTTTTGATGACTCAAGTTCAGAGGAAAGTTTGTCTTAA
- a CDS encoding 2-alkenal reductase, whose translation MRIAPKNLIAYLNDWHRYLTIYLLTITISLGLVILNAPTARAESPSSKQLESIKEVTPEIILDQNSIPSPTQPTNFVTTVSKAVEPAVVQVNVSRALDGVFLPPLFGRQPGNLPSQPTLRGLGSGFVIDPNGLILTNAHVVNQADEVTVSFQDGRLLDGEVLGKDPVTDIAVVKVQAQNLPAVRIGDSDRVEQGQWAIAIGNPLGLQETVTVGVISATHRFSRDIGIADKRIGFLQTDAAINPGNSGGPLLNVQGEVIGVNTAIIGGTQGLGFAIPINTAQNIARQLIANGKVEHPYIGIEMVALTPEIKKRLNQIPNRKQQVSQDRGLLIVTVQPDSPASAAGLHVGDVIVGIDGQSITKPEMLQQLLNRNGIGQKMQLDLDREGKKMPVSVIPQSLPLNPAFPG comes from the coding sequence ATGAGAATTGCGCCAAAAAACTTGATCGCCTATCTCAATGACTGGCATCGTTATTTAACTATTTATTTATTAACTATAACTATTAGTCTGGGTTTAGTTATTCTTAATGCCCCAACAGCAAGAGCCGAATCACCATCATCAAAACAATTGGAATCAATTAAAGAAGTCACACCAGAAATTATTCTCGATCAAAATTCAATTCCATCTCCAACCCAACCAACTAATTTTGTAACTACCGTCAGTAAAGCAGTTGAACCTGCTGTAGTTCAAGTTAATGTTTCTCGTGCTTTAGATGGTGTCTTTTTACCGCCTCTGTTTGGCAGACAACCAGGAAACTTGCCTTCTCAACCAACTTTACGCGGACTGGGTTCTGGTTTTGTCATCGATCCTAACGGTCTAATTTTAACTAACGCTCATGTAGTTAACCAAGCTGATGAAGTGACAGTTTCGTTTCAAGATGGTCGTCTTTTAGATGGTGAAGTGTTAGGAAAAGATCCTGTTACCGATATAGCTGTAGTTAAGGTACAGGCACAGAATTTACCTGCCGTAAGAATTGGAGATAGCGATCGCGTTGAACAAGGACAATGGGCGATCGCAATTGGGAATCCTTTGGGTTTACAAGAAACCGTTACAGTTGGTGTGATCAGTGCTACTCATCGTTTCAGTCGTGATATTGGCATTGCAGATAAACGAATTGGTTTTCTGCAAACTGATGCAGCAATCAATCCAGGTAATTCTGGAGGTCCTTTACTCAATGTCCAAGGAGAAGTGATTGGCGTAAATACGGCAATTATTGGTGGAACTCAAGGACTGGGTTTTGCGATTCCGATCAATACGGCTCAAAATATTGCTCGACAATTGATTGCTAATGGAAAAGTAGAACATCCTTATATTGGAATTGAAATGGTTGCCTTAACTCCAGAAATCAAAAAAAGATTAAATCAAATCCCCAATCGTAAACAACAAGTCAGTCAAGATCGTGGACTTCTCATTGTCACAGTCCAACCTGATTCTCCCGCATCAGCAGCAGGACTCCACGTCGGAGATGTCATTGTAGGAATTGATGGTCAATCTATTACTAAGCCTGAGATGCTGCAACAATTACTAAACCGCAACGGAATTGGTCAGAAAATGCAATTAGATCTAGATAGAGAAGGAAAAAAAATGCCAGTAAGCGTTATTCCTCAATCTTTACCGCTCAATCCCGCTTTCCCAGGATAA